A genome region from Arachis duranensis cultivar V14167 chromosome 6, aradu.V14167.gnm2.J7QH, whole genome shotgun sequence includes the following:
- the LOC107493301 gene encoding zinc finger protein ZAT11, protein MKRQRENEGYCSVESIDLVKCLMLLPLLQERSNKSSTSSMHHRNGSAEFECKTCNRKFSSFQALGGHRASHKRQKLEDGEEELKQQAKSLSLWNNPKMHECSICGLKFSLGQALGGHMRKHRGLAESSSSSFINHVIEKTPVLMRSNSKRITCLNLDLNLTPFDPHDDSFANPTTIPLPLSFF, encoded by the coding sequence ATGAAGAGACAGAGAGAAAATGAAGGTTATTGTTCAGTAGAGAGCATTGATTTGGTGAAATGCCTAatgcttcttcctcttctccaagaaagaagcaacaagTCATCAACGTCATCAATGCATCATAGAAATGGGTCTGCGGAGTTTGAGTGCAAGACTTGCAACCGCAAGTTCTCTTCGTTTCAAGCACTGGGTGGGCACAGGGCTAGCCACAAGAGGCAGAAGCTAGAAGATGGCGAAGAAGAACTGAAGCAACAAGCCAAATCACTGAGCCTCTGGAACAACCCCAAGATGCACGAGTGCTCTATTTGTGGCCTTAAATTCTCTTTAGGCCAAGCACTCGGTGGTCACATGAGAAAACACAGAGGATTAGCGgaatcatcatcttcatcattcaTCAACCATGTTATTGAGAAAACCCCCGTTCTTATGAGATCTAACAGCAAGAGGATTACGTGTCTCAACTTGGATTTGAACTTAACACCTTTCGACCCTCATGATGACTCCTTTGCCAACCCCACAACCATCCcacttcctctttctttcttctga